A single genomic interval of Candidatus Binataceae bacterium harbors:
- a CDS encoding isocitrate/isopropylmalate family dehydrogenase, producing MKRVVVLPGDDAAPETVGAAMEVLRALGPEIEYVEFPPGEQWVRGKTAIDARAAINASDSTLFGSTSGKTAGIFYLRWGKDTYANVRPARYLPGAQSPLKHPEGIDYVIVRENLEDLYLGLEGPLEALAPLKLHSRIARAALDTSMPGRFAIKVITERNCKRIAEFAFRLARKRKAAGGKGKVTATSKYNMLRESDELFRRIAEDVSAGFPDIAYEQFIIDDFARRVVQSPHDLDVVVMPNLYGDIMSDAAAGTLGGLGLAPSGCYGADYAYFESVHGTAPDLVGQGIINPTATMLSAAMMLEYLGFAAEANCFESAVRKVYAEGRVLTPDQGGRSNTRDFTRAVIANL from the coding sequence ATGAAAAGAGTCGTGGTGCTGCCGGGGGACGACGCCGCGCCGGAGACGGTCGGCGCGGCGATGGAGGTTTTGCGTGCGCTCGGCCCGGAAATCGAGTACGTCGAGTTTCCGCCTGGCGAGCAGTGGGTGCGGGGCAAGACCGCGATCGACGCGCGCGCGGCGATCAACGCCTCGGATTCGACGCTGTTCGGCTCGACTTCGGGCAAGACCGCCGGGATCTTCTACCTGCGCTGGGGCAAGGACACTTACGCCAACGTGCGGCCCGCGCGCTACCTTCCGGGCGCGCAGAGCCCCCTTAAGCATCCCGAGGGTATCGACTACGTAATCGTGCGCGAGAACCTCGAGGATCTCTATCTCGGGCTCGAGGGGCCGCTAGAGGCGCTGGCGCCGCTCAAGCTGCACAGCCGCATCGCGCGCGCCGCGCTCGACACCTCGATGCCGGGCAGGTTCGCGATCAAGGTGATCACCGAGCGCAACTGCAAGCGGATCGCGGAGTTCGCGTTTCGGCTCGCGCGCAAGCGCAAGGCGGCCGGCGGCAAAGGCAAGGTCACCGCGACGTCGAAGTACAATATGCTGCGCGAATCCGACGAACTGTTCCGCCGAATCGCCGAGGATGTTTCCGCCGGCTTTCCCGATATCGCCTACGAACAGTTCATCATCGACGACTTCGCGCGCCGCGTCGTGCAGAGCCCGCACGACCTCGACGTGGTCGTGATGCCCAACCTCTACGGCGACATCATGTCCGACGCCGCGGCGGGCACCTTGGGCGGCCTGGGACTTGCGCCCAGCGGATGCTACGGCGCCGACTACGCCTACTTCGAGTCGGTGCACGGCACGGCGCCCGACCTCGTCGGCCAGGGCATCATCAACCCGACCGCGACGATGCTCTCGGCAGCGATGATGCTCGAGTACCTGGGCTTTGCGGCCGAAGCGAATTGCTTCGAGAGCGCCGTGCGCAAGGTTTACGCCGAGGGCCGCGTGCTCACGCCCGACCAGGGCGGACGTTCGAACACGCGCGATTTCACGCGCGCGGTGATCGCGAATCTGTAA
- the moaA gene encoding GTP 3',8-cyclase MoaA encodes MPRDSFNREIDYLRISVIDNCNLRCVYCMPLDGLRFLPREELLTPAEIELVVRAAVRVGFRKFRLTGGEPTLRADLLEIVERLAAVPGLGDLALTTNALLLPKLAAPLKAAGLRRINVHLDSLNPLTVERQMRWGSFARVWEGIMAAEAAGLVPIKLNAVVAAGYNEEDVVDLAALTIARDWHVRFIELMPLGGGECAAVSIKRYVSNIETRRRIEVALGPLYELESSNPSDEARNYRLPNASGVVGFISPVSEPYCGTCNRMRLTADGKFHLCLLNDDEMDVRKAIRTGGGMEAVARILMRAVELKPTGHHLLEGRSTRERSMYQIGG; translated from the coding sequence ATGCCAAGAGATTCGTTCAACCGCGAAATCGACTACCTGCGCATCTCGGTTATCGACAACTGCAATCTCCGATGCGTCTATTGCATGCCGCTCGACGGCCTGCGCTTTCTGCCGCGCGAAGAGCTGCTCACGCCCGCCGAAATCGAACTGGTGGTGCGAGCCGCCGTACGCGTCGGCTTTCGCAAGTTTCGCCTGACCGGCGGCGAGCCGACGCTGCGCGCCGACCTGCTCGAAATCGTCGAGCGGCTCGCCGCAGTCCCCGGCCTCGGCGACCTCGCGCTCACCACCAACGCGCTCTTGCTGCCGAAGCTCGCGGCGCCCCTTAAGGCGGCCGGCCTTAGGCGAATCAACGTCCACCTGGACAGCCTCAATCCGCTTACCGTCGAGCGGCAGATGCGATGGGGCAGTTTCGCGCGCGTGTGGGAGGGGATCATGGCCGCCGAGGCGGCCGGGCTGGTCCCGATCAAGCTCAACGCGGTGGTGGCGGCCGGCTACAACGAGGAGGACGTGGTTGACCTCGCCGCGCTTACGATCGCGCGCGACTGGCACGTGCGGTTCATCGAGCTGATGCCGCTGGGCGGCGGCGAATGCGCGGCGGTTTCGATCAAGCGCTACGTCTCGAACATCGAGACGCGGCGGCGGATCGAAGTGGCGCTCGGGCCGCTCTACGAGCTCGAATCTAGCAATCCCTCCGACGAGGCGCGCAACTACCGGCTGCCCAACGCAAGCGGCGTCGTCGGCTTCATCAGCCCGGTGAGCGAGCCCTATTGCGGAACGTGCAACCGGATGCGGCTTACTGCCGACGGCAAGTTCCATCTCTGCCTGCTGAACGACGACGAGATGGACGTGCGCAAGGCGATTCGCACGGGGGGCGGGATGGAGGCGGTCGCGCGCATCCTGATGCGCGCGGTCGAACTCAAGCCGACCGGCCATCACCTGCTCGAGGGCCGCTCGACGCGCGAGCGCTCGATGTACCAGATCGGCGGGTAA
- a CDS encoding MMPL family transporter, whose amino-acid sequence MKYRIFRALAQISIERPYLVLLCALVLSIASVFYTRARLEFRTGQEDLITPNSRASRDYLDYTREFPDLDGLVIVVRAAPDPARAERFADTLAARLGADRANVKTVFYKIDAGAFADRAMLYMTAADLDALAQKLRAAFPMLGGYGADPSLAGFFAMVNAGIERQIRAQMPPGMQAELAHRTRAGAARMRPRAPAPAQDSSFAAAAAPPPGPEALDVGAIDTVLNGMLADTDNAKYISPWQSMMQAGAPDSAQGHGYLVSDNGKYLLLQVAPGDGVKDGPDPVEAIESDLNDVRAKFPGVMAGMTGGPALAHAEETTTAHDIALASMIAIGSNVFLLVVPFTAVVEPLFAVLALLAGVAWSFGFTTLAIGHLNLLSAVFTSVLAGIGINFPIHLMARYDEARREGASSAQAIELAVVNTGTGVFASACIMALAFLTPVFTDFRGIAELGIVSAAGLFLCLISALLVFPALVVLRDRYRPARTRPQLAPAARSSILEAAFRRPALIVATAVAVTIGALLLTGRVRFDQNLLKLQAEETEAVKYENLLLKDSGRSSWFAVSLARSLEGGEARAAAFRKLPEVSDVETISTYIPDDQAAKLKTLHGLSAMLAPIEMAPLNHPGDPARLARELQQLAGRLSMVAPADASGAAARTAALAQTALDRLKGDPKAFAGYEASTNADLRARLGELKRDLNPPAVTAANLPKVVRDRFIGRSGRFLVQIYPRGDVWEDAALSRFIGALKTVDGDVTGPPVQTYNIATVMRRGYEHAAMLALFAVFVFVFADFRNLRDTALATVPLLFGGAWMLEAMGYMGWEFNLANLFAVPILIGTGVDNGVNMLYRWREERDKSALILTKAVGKSVTICSLTTIAGFAALITAEHRGISSLGWVLSLGVTLILAATLVVLPAMFELVGRRIEGERIAPPGAPVPKHAPEEEPPAPPKTASGGLRR is encoded by the coding sequence TTGAAATACCGAATTTTCCGCGCGCTTGCGCAGATCAGTATCGAGCGGCCCTACCTGGTGCTGCTGTGCGCGCTCGTGCTTTCGATAGCCTCGGTCTTCTACACCAGGGCGCGGCTCGAATTTCGCACCGGCCAGGAAGATCTGATAACGCCGAACAGCCGCGCCTCGCGCGACTATCTCGATTATACTCGCGAATTCCCCGACCTTGACGGCCTGGTTATCGTCGTGCGCGCGGCGCCCGATCCGGCGCGCGCCGAGCGCTTCGCCGACACGCTTGCGGCGCGGCTTGGCGCCGACCGCGCCAACGTCAAGACGGTCTTTTACAAGATCGACGCCGGCGCGTTCGCCGACCGCGCGATGCTCTACATGACGGCGGCCGACCTCGATGCGCTGGCGCAAAAGCTTCGCGCCGCCTTTCCGATGCTCGGCGGCTATGGGGCCGATCCGAGCCTCGCCGGCTTCTTCGCGATGGTCAACGCGGGAATCGAGCGCCAGATTCGGGCGCAGATGCCCCCCGGGATGCAGGCTGAACTGGCGCATAGGACGCGGGCCGGAGCCGCGCGGATGAGGCCGCGCGCGCCCGCGCCGGCTCAGGATTCCTCATTCGCCGCGGCCGCCGCTCCGCCTCCCGGGCCGGAGGCCCTCGACGTCGGCGCAATCGACACGGTGCTGAACGGGATGCTCGCCGACACCGACAACGCAAAATACATCTCGCCGTGGCAATCGATGATGCAGGCGGGCGCCCCGGACAGCGCGCAGGGCCACGGTTACCTGGTCTCGGACAACGGCAAGTACCTGCTGCTGCAGGTCGCGCCCGGCGACGGCGTCAAGGACGGCCCCGATCCGGTCGAGGCGATCGAGAGCGACCTTAACGACGTGCGTGCGAAGTTTCCGGGCGTGATGGCCGGGATGACCGGCGGGCCCGCGCTCGCGCACGCCGAAGAGACCACCACCGCGCACGACATCGCGCTGGCCTCGATGATCGCGATCGGCAGCAACGTCTTCCTGCTGGTGGTTCCGTTCACGGCGGTGGTCGAGCCGTTATTTGCGGTGCTGGCGCTGCTCGCGGGCGTGGCCTGGTCCTTTGGCTTCACAACGCTCGCGATCGGCCATCTCAACCTGCTGTCCGCGGTCTTCACCAGCGTGCTCGCGGGAATCGGAATAAACTTTCCGATTCATCTGATGGCGCGTTACGACGAGGCGCGCCGCGAGGGCGCGAGCTCGGCGCAGGCGATAGAACTGGCCGTGGTCAATACGGGCACGGGCGTGTTCGCCTCGGCCTGTATCATGGCGCTCGCCTTCCTGACGCCGGTGTTCACGGATTTTCGCGGAATCGCGGAGCTCGGAATCGTCTCAGCCGCCGGACTGTTCCTCTGCCTGATTTCGGCGCTGCTGGTTTTTCCCGCACTCGTAGTGCTGCGCGATCGCTACCGGCCCGCGCGTACGCGTCCGCAGCTCGCCCCGGCAGCGCGCTCCTCGATCCTCGAAGCCGCCTTCCGCCGCCCGGCGCTGATCGTCGCAACCGCCGTGGCAGTGACGATCGGCGCGCTGCTCCTAACCGGCCGCGTCCGTTTCGACCAGAACCTGCTCAAGCTGCAGGCCGAAGAGACCGAGGCGGTCAAATACGAAAACCTCCTGCTCAAGGATTCGGGACGGTCGTCGTGGTTCGCGGTCTCGCTCGCGCGCTCGCTTGAAGGGGGCGAGGCGCGCGCTGCGGCCTTTCGCAAGCTGCCCGAGGTTTCCGACGTCGAAACCATCTCGACCTATATTCCCGATGACCAGGCGGCCAAGCTCAAGACGCTGCATGGGCTGAGCGCGATGCTTGCGCCGATCGAGATGGCGCCGCTTAACCATCCGGGCGACCCGGCGCGGCTTGCGCGCGAGCTCCAGCAATTGGCCGGCCGACTCTCGATGGTCGCCCCCGCCGACGCCTCGGGAGCGGCGGCGCGCACCGCGGCGCTCGCGCAAACCGCGCTGGATCGGCTCAAAGGCGACCCCAAGGCGTTTGCCGGCTACGAGGCAAGCACCAATGCCGACCTGCGCGCGCGCCTCGGCGAACTCAAGCGCGATCTCAATCCGCCTGCAGTGACGGCCGCCAACCTGCCCAAGGTGGTACGCGACCGTTTTATCGGCCGGAGCGGACGCTTCCTGGTCCAGATCTATCCGCGCGGCGACGTGTGGGAGGATGCGGCGCTCAGCCGCTTTATCGGCGCGCTCAAAACCGTCGATGGAGACGTGACCGGGCCGCCAGTGCAGACCTACAACATCGCGACCGTGATGCGCCGGGGCTATGAGCACGCCGCGATGCTGGCGCTCTTCGCGGTGTTCGTCTTCGTCTTCGCCGATTTCCGCAACCTGCGCGATACCGCGCTCGCGACCGTGCCGCTGCTCTTCGGGGGCGCCTGGATGCTCGAGGCGATGGGCTACATGGGCTGGGAATTCAACCTGGCCAACCTGTTCGCGGTGCCGATCCTGATCGGCACCGGCGTGGATAACGGCGTCAACATGCTCTACCGCTGGCGCGAGGAGCGCGACAAGTCGGCGCTGATCCTGACCAAGGCGGTGGGCAAGTCGGTGACGATCTGCTCGCTCACCACCATCGCGGGCTTCGCCGCGCTGATCACCGCCGAGCATCGCGGGATTTCGAGCCTCGGATGGGTGCTGAGCCTCGGCGTCACGCTGATCCTGGCCGCGACGCTGGTGGTGCTGCCCGCGATGTTCGAGCTGGTGGGGCGGCGAATCGAGGGCGAGCGTATCGCGCCGCCCGGAGCGCCGGTCCCCAAACACGCCCCCGAAGAGGAACCGCCCGCGCCGCCCAAGACCGCCTCCGGTGGATTGCGCCGCTGA
- a CDS encoding gamma-butyrobetaine hydroxylase-like domain-containing protein — MPPNKSKTPTIAALNEVGRYAIGVRWADGHDSIYPLESLRRGCPCKACGGAIAGEIPPASQRLSQLSRLGERGVFLGWVDGHETLYTASELRANCRCAHCVAEPENPITGS, encoded by the coding sequence ATGCCGCCGAACAAGTCAAAGACGCCCACCATCGCCGCGCTCAACGAAGTCGGCCGCTACGCCATCGGCGTCCGATGGGCCGACGGCCACGACAGCATCTATCCGCTGGAGAGTTTGCGCCGCGGATGCCCATGCAAGGCGTGCGGCGGCGCAATTGCGGGCGAGATACCTCCGGCGAGCCAGCGCCTCTCGCAGCTGTCGCGCCTCGGCGAGCGCGGCGTGTTCCTCGGATGGGTGGACGGGCACGAGACGCTCTATACCGCGAGCGAGTTGCGCGCGAACTGCCGCTGCGCGCATTGCGTGGCCGAGCCGGAAAATCCGATTACCGGAAGCTGA
- a CDS encoding ABC transporter ATP-binding protein has translation MREASLPIIEVAGLRVDRDALILDSVEWRVEAGQHWVILGANGSGKTSLLSVLTGYLAPTAGTIRVLGETYGRADWRELRTRIGLVSSSIRQLMPPHENALNAVASGRRAMIGMWGEVGEAEARRAAEILREVEAEYLSERPWRFLSQGERQRVLIGRALMADPRLLVLDEPCAGLDPIAREHFLAFVERLIGRAGAPTLVLVTHHVEEIVAGFSHVLVMRAGRVLAAGPRAQVMTSATLSRAFDAPVQLSSDRGRYSLVVGAEPDKVV, from the coding sequence ATGCGCGAAGCAAGCCTGCCGATAATCGAGGTCGCGGGGCTCCGCGTCGACCGCGACGCGCTCATCCTGGATTCGGTTGAGTGGCGCGTCGAGGCCGGCCAGCATTGGGTCATCCTCGGCGCCAATGGTTCGGGCAAGACCTCGCTCTTGAGCGTGCTCACCGGCTATCTCGCGCCGACCGCCGGAACGATCCGGGTGCTGGGCGAGACTTACGGCCGCGCCGACTGGCGCGAGTTGCGCACGCGGATCGGCCTGGTCAGTTCCTCGATTCGCCAGTTGATGCCGCCGCATGAGAACGCGCTCAACGCGGTCGCCAGCGGACGGCGCGCGATGATCGGAATGTGGGGCGAGGTCGGCGAGGCCGAGGCACGGCGCGCAGCCGAAATCCTGCGCGAGGTCGAAGCCGAGTACCTGAGCGAGCGTCCCTGGCGCTTCCTTTCCCAGGGCGAACGCCAGCGGGTGCTGATCGGACGCGCCCTGATGGCCGACCCGCGGCTGCTAGTGCTCGACGAGCCGTGCGCGGGTCTCGACCCGATAGCGCGCGAGCACTTCTTGGCGTTCGTCGAGCGTCTGATCGGGCGCGCCGGCGCTCCCACCCTCGTCCTCGTCACTCATCACGTCGAAGAAATCGTGGCCGGCTTTTCTCACGTCCTCGTGATGCGCGCGGGTCGCGTGCTCGCCGCCGGTCCGCGCGCGCAAGTGATGACCTCGGCGACGCTCAGCCGCGCTTTCGACGCGCCGGTGCAACTGTCTTCGGATCGCGGCCGCTACTCGCTGGTGGTCGGGGCGGAGCCGGACAAGGTTGTCTGA
- the gspD gene encoding type II secretion system secretin GspD, with the protein LILTDNAYNIDRLLRIIGSLDVQGTHQNIEVIPLQLAFADDLAGQIEKIMNGEAGPEAAGGRFPRPGLGVVAPSAQGPSGGFKVVPDERTNSLIVLAGPLQMRTIKDLIVKLDVHPPNENSRIHVYRLKNASAGEIVQVLNGLLGGGGAPSTLSPTTGRNSLGRGGSGGFGGGSLNAGFGGGIGGMGSYGGGLGGSGSFGTSSASFGGSGSNSSFGGAMGSPMGSRSSSLGSTGGTLSASSSGGSKSPDFENAVNITGDPASNSLIISASPQDYQTLRRVIEELDVPRIQVFVQAIIVEVSAERARDIGVNFQSATNISGSTIGVGQLNFGQLQSALANPLGITGLGIGLASSSMCSIPVNLAASVTGSTASGSTGTVNATRTNSQVPCDVALMTALQTDTHSNVLSAPTLLTADNEEATIVVGENLPFVGSATATSALSGQIFNSVDRQNVGITLDIIPQVSQEDYVRLDVYEEVSNVVQGTTNQNTNPLGPTTTIRSASTTVMVQDHRTAVIGGLLSDENDIQRSAVPFISDIPVIGNLFTDNGSDKKKLNLLVFLTPHVIRTRDDLRALALDERQKFTGALGRREMHQMPMEQYKQLYQPSFSVPVSPAQDLKDRGATMAPMSGAGVFGAPSSGMTAPPSSFSTPLNTEEIGPSTRSSVKPAPWLTTPSSTSSTAAPATSSPSITGSAAPAAPAAAIAAVPAAVAAGHP; encoded by the coding sequence CGCTGATCCTCACCGACAACGCCTACAATATCGACCGCCTGCTCAGGATCATCGGCAGCCTCGACGTTCAGGGCACGCACCAGAATATCGAGGTCATTCCGCTTCAGCTCGCGTTCGCCGACGACCTCGCCGGGCAGATCGAAAAGATCATGAACGGCGAGGCCGGTCCGGAGGCCGCCGGCGGGCGCTTTCCGCGGCCCGGCCTCGGCGTGGTGGCGCCCTCGGCGCAGGGGCCGAGCGGCGGCTTCAAGGTAGTGCCCGACGAGCGCACGAACTCGCTGATCGTGCTGGCCGGACCGCTGCAGATGCGGACGATCAAGGATTTGATCGTCAAGCTCGACGTTCATCCGCCCAACGAGAACTCGCGCATCCATGTGTACCGGCTCAAGAACGCGTCGGCGGGCGAGATCGTGCAGGTGCTCAATGGCCTGCTCGGCGGCGGCGGCGCGCCGTCGACGCTCTCGCCGACCACCGGCCGCAACTCGCTCGGGCGCGGCGGCTCTGGCGGCTTCGGCGGCGGTTCGCTCAATGCGGGCTTCGGCGGCGGGATCGGCGGCATGGGCAGTTACGGCGGCGGTCTTGGTGGTTCCGGCAGTTTCGGCACTTCCAGCGCGTCGTTTGGCGGTTCCGGTTCCAACTCGAGCTTCGGCGGGGCGATGGGATCGCCGATGGGAAGCCGCAGCAGCAGCCTCGGCAGCACCGGGGGAACGCTCAGCGCGAGCAGCAGCGGCGGCTCCAAATCGCCCGATTTTGAAAACGCGGTCAACATCACCGGCGATCCGGCCAGCAACTCCCTTATCATCAGCGCCTCACCGCAGGACTACCAGACGCTCCGCCGCGTTATAGAAGAACTCGACGTGCCGCGGATCCAGGTCTTCGTGCAGGCGATCATCGTCGAGGTCAGCGCCGAGCGCGCCCGCGACATCGGGGTCAACTTCCAGTCCGCGACTAACATCAGCGGCAGCACGATCGGCGTCGGTCAGCTCAATTTTGGCCAGCTCCAGTCCGCGCTGGCCAATCCGCTCGGCATCACCGGGCTGGGGATCGGACTCGCCTCGTCCAGCATGTGCAGCATCCCGGTCAACTTAGCCGCTTCGGTAACCGGCTCTACGGCCAGCGGCTCGACTGGTACCGTCAATGCGACTCGCACCAACTCCCAGGTGCCGTGCGATGTAGCGCTGATGACGGCGCTCCAGACCGACACGCACAGCAACGTTCTTTCGGCGCCGACCCTGCTTACCGCAGACAATGAAGAGGCGACGATCGTGGTTGGCGAGAACCTGCCGTTCGTCGGATCGGCTACCGCAACTTCGGCGCTGTCAGGCCAGATCTTCAATTCTGTTGACCGCCAGAACGTCGGTATCACGCTCGACATCATTCCGCAGGTTTCGCAGGAGGACTACGTGCGGCTCGACGTGTACGAGGAAGTCTCGAACGTCGTCCAGGGCACCACGAACCAGAACACCAATCCGCTAGGGCCGACCACGACCATTCGCTCGGCCTCGACCACCGTGATGGTGCAGGACCATCGCACCGCGGTCATCGGCGGATTGCTCTCCGACGAAAACGACATCCAGCGCTCGGCGGTACCGTTCATCTCCGACATCCCGGTGATCGGCAACCTGTTCACCGACAACGGGAGCGACAAAAAGAAGCTCAACCTGCTGGTGTTCTTGACGCCGCACGTGATTAGAACCCGCGATGACCTGCGCGCGCTCGCGCTTGACGAACGCCAGAAGTTCACCGGCGCGCTCGGTCGGCGCGAGATGCATCAGATGCCGATGGAGCAGTACAAGCAGCTCTACCAGCCCAGCTTCAGCGTGCCGGTATCGCCGGCGCAGGATTTGAAGGACCGCGGTGCGACGATGGCGCCGATGTCAGGCGCCGGCGTCTTCGGGGCACCATCGTCGGGCATGACTGCGCCGCCGTCTTCGTTTTCGACGCCGCTCAATACCGAAGAGATCGGGCCGAGCACGCGGAGTAGCGTCAAGCCGGCTCCGTGGCTGACGACGCCGTCGTCAACGTCGAGCACGGCCGCGCCGGCGACCAGCTCTCCGTCGATCACGGGCTCGGCGGCGCCGGCCGCGCCGGCGGCCGCGATCGCGGCGGTTCCGGCGGCGGTCGCCGCGGGGCATCCGTAG
- a CDS encoding lysophospholipid acyltransferase family protein, whose amino-acid sequence MARQTGRLRARLEYAAVGALLAPLGALDRERAIRAGARLGALAMRLDRFDRPVAMRNLAIAFPAASTAERLRILRATYENWGRTLAEWMHFPTLGPDNIEQFVTYRGMENWRRGEELSRGRGGLILTGHFGNWELMILAHSIYGHRVAIVHRPLRNPLIDAAVCAARNRFGNRVIPRKGAGREVLRMLRQNWIVGMPLDLDVRKGVFVDFFSLKASTSDGLARLALATGVPVVPVFAVRDGVSSRHFIECMEPIETIRTADREEAVVLNTQRYTKTIEDMVRRHPDHWNWIHRRWKTRPPGEQRFY is encoded by the coding sequence ATGGCTCGTCAGACCGGTCGGTTACGCGCGCGCCTCGAGTACGCGGCGGTGGGCGCACTCCTCGCGCCGCTCGGTGCGCTGGACCGCGAGCGCGCCATCCGCGCGGGCGCCCGCCTGGGCGCGCTCGCGATGCGTCTTGACCGGTTCGACCGGCCGGTGGCGATGCGCAATCTCGCGATCGCTTTTCCCGCCGCGAGCACGGCCGAGCGGTTGCGTATCCTGCGCGCGACCTACGAAAACTGGGGCCGCACGCTCGCCGAGTGGATGCACTTTCCCACGCTCGGACCCGACAACATCGAGCAGTTCGTGACCTACCGCGGGATGGAGAACTGGAGGCGCGGCGAGGAACTGTCGCGCGGGCGCGGTGGCCTCATCCTGACCGGCCATTTCGGCAATTGGGAATTAATGATCCTCGCGCACTCGATTTACGGGCATCGCGTCGCGATCGTGCATCGCCCGCTGCGCAACCCGCTGATCGACGCGGCGGTATGCGCGGCGCGCAACCGTTTCGGCAACCGCGTCATCCCGCGCAAGGGCGCCGGACGCGAAGTGCTTCGCATGCTCCGGCAGAACTGGATCGTGGGGATGCCGCTCGACCTCGACGTGCGCAAGGGCGTCTTCGTCGATTTCTTTTCGCTGAAAGCGTCAACCAGCGATGGACTGGCGCGGCTCGCGCTCGCGACCGGTGTGCCGGTGGTGCCGGTTTTCGCCGTGCGCGACGGCGTGAGCAGCCGCCACTTCATCGAGTGCATGGAGCCGATCGAAACCATCCGCACGGCCGACCGTGAAGAGGCGGTCGTGCTCAATACGCAGCGCTACACCAAAACGATCGAAGACATGGTGCGGCGCCATCCGGACCACTGGAACTGGATCCATCGGCGATGGAAAACGCGCCCGCCCGGCGAGCAGCGGTTCTATTGA
- a CDS encoding flavin reductase family protein, translating to MDENAKKKALLMIPYGLFVLGARHGDKQTVATVNWLTQASFKPPLVVVGIKADSTAHALVKESKVFTLSMLGTGQKSIGTAFFKHVEPAGGKFGNCSFEAGKNGAPIISDAPAAVECKVVGFHELGDHSVVIGEVTEGHLKRESEPLTLKECGFNYGG from the coding sequence ATGGACGAAAATGCAAAAAAGAAAGCCCTGCTGATGATCCCTTACGGACTGTTCGTGTTGGGCGCGCGCCACGGCGACAAGCAGACCGTCGCGACCGTCAACTGGCTCACGCAGGCGAGCTTCAAGCCGCCGCTGGTGGTGGTCGGAATCAAGGCCGACTCGACCGCACATGCGCTGGTCAAGGAGTCGAAGGTTTTCACGCTCTCGATGCTCGGGACGGGACAGAAATCGATCGGCACTGCGTTCTTCAAGCACGTCGAGCCGGCCGGCGGCAAGTTCGGCAACTGCTCCTTCGAGGCGGGCAAAAACGGCGCGCCGATCATCAGCGATGCGCCCGCCGCCGTGGAGTGCAAGGTGGTCGGGTTCCACGAGCTCGGCGACCATAGCGTGGTCATCGGCGAAGTCACCGAAGGCCATCTCAAGCGCGAGTCCGAACCGCTGACGCTCAAGGAGTGCGGCTTCAACTACGGCGGCTGA